One genomic region from Vannielia litorea encodes:
- a CDS encoding PQQ-like beta-propeller repeat protein: MRAATKWITAGTVLALLSACGQGEQPLPGKRIGIREAAGVADIGGATAPTYRGSAPISLPAPVNHGSWTHRNGGPQHRIQHPALARNVQAIWRANIGSGDSRKARITADPVASGGRIFTMDSRAQVSAVSTGGAVIWSTDITPARDRTTDASGGGLAVSGNTLYVTSGYGELLALDVATGGLRWRQRFDGPVQGTPTVEGGTVYVVSRDNRAFAVEASNGRLKWEMPGTPTPSVMSGGAGPALTDRSVIFPLGNSQVTGALKLSGVRTWSEIIAGERRGRAYTGYTDVTGDPVVVGSTVYVGTQSGRTVALNVDTGERLWTALDGAYSPVWPAGNSLFYVTDASQLVRVSAATGETIWSAKLPDYSARRERRRKAVVAHYGPVLAGGLLRVASDDGLLRSFDPTSGALVSAVELPGGAASNPIVVAGALYVVNRKGQLVAFR, from the coding sequence GTGAGAGCAGCAACGAAGTGGATCACCGCAGGCACGGTCCTGGCCCTGCTTTCGGCCTGTGGCCAGGGCGAGCAGCCCCTGCCCGGAAAGCGCATCGGCATTCGCGAGGCGGCCGGGGTCGCCGACATTGGCGGCGCGACCGCCCCTACCTATCGCGGCTCGGCGCCGATCTCGCTGCCCGCACCGGTCAACCACGGCTCATGGACCCACCGCAACGGCGGCCCGCAGCACCGCATCCAGCACCCGGCACTGGCGCGGAATGTGCAGGCGATCTGGCGGGCGAACATTGGTTCGGGCGACAGCCGGAAGGCCCGGATCACCGCTGATCCGGTGGCCTCGGGCGGGCGCATCTTTACGATGGACAGCCGCGCACAGGTCTCCGCCGTCTCCACCGGCGGCGCGGTGATCTGGTCGACAGACATCACCCCGGCGCGGGATCGGACCACGGATGCCTCCGGCGGCGGCCTCGCTGTTTCTGGAAATACCCTTTACGTGACAAGCGGTTACGGTGAGCTCCTTGCGCTCGACGTGGCCACCGGCGGGCTGCGCTGGCGGCAGCGGTTCGACGGGCCGGTGCAAGGCACACCCACGGTTGAGGGCGGCACGGTTTACGTGGTGAGCCGCGACAACCGGGCCTTCGCTGTGGAAGCCTCCAACGGGCGGCTCAAGTGGGAGATGCCCGGCACGCCGACGCCTTCGGTGATGTCCGGCGGGGCAGGGCCTGCGCTGACTGACCGCTCGGTGATCTTCCCGCTCGGCAACAGCCAGGTGACCGGCGCGCTGAAGCTTTCGGGCGTGCGGACGTGGTCCGAGATCATCGCCGGCGAGCGGCGCGGGCGGGCCTATACCGGCTACACCGATGTCACCGGCGACCCGGTGGTGGTGGGCAGCACGGTGTACGTGGGCACCCAATCGGGCCGCACCGTGGCGCTGAACGTGGACACTGGCGAGCGGCTCTGGACCGCGCTGGATGGTGCCTATTCGCCGGTCTGGCCTGCGGGTAACTCCTTGTTTTACGTGACAGATGCCAGCCAGCTGGTGCGCGTGAGCGCCGCCACGGGCGAGACGATCTGGTCGGCCAAGCTGCCCGATTACTCGGCCCGGCGGGAGCGCCGCCGCAAGGCGGTTGTTGCCCACTATGGCCCGGTTCTGGCGGGCGGGCTGCTGCGGGTGGCCTCGGACGACGGGCTGCTGCGCAGCTTCGATCCGACCTCGGGTGCCCTCGTCTCGGCGGTGGAGCTGCCCGGTGGTGCGGCCTCCAACCCGATCGTGGTGGCGGGCGCGCTCTATGTGGTCAACCGCAAGGGCCAACTGGTGGCTTTCCGTTAA
- a CDS encoding LysM peptidoglycan-binding domain-containing protein, whose protein sequence is MSAWKTLSPVLRGALTAAVLALAGVGLWLWHGGEAVAPDEGQQAVVDAGEVPATGGGGAGTDDDVETAAVEAGQDRKDAGEDTANTSGEVVADSAGDEESVPFDPVASVEVAENEPSAEASDEQVADAPAAGNPAENSPSAPLPAFDLVRIEPSGSAVIAGSAGPGDKVTLKLDGEAVAEAEADGQGAFVILTDIQPGADARFLTLQTDGESGQRRSEASVIVAPGAVAVAETDDRAAEVPDEEDSAKAGDLAVEETEVADAASAQEEVETAELSESETGADEADLPEGTESASNPAPDAPDLAAPEAGNQEVAASDVEPVDGNEAVAAAVAEAPADTPAETATAAVSDEPTAPEVTADLATAREDEFIAETTDLPPAETPETAPAEAIASATTAEATAPAAPREPQLLVASNEGLRVLQPSAEAAEVPLRVETIGYSESGVTLSGRGTGGPADLRIYLDNAPVALAPLDTDGTWEAELSDVDPGTYTLRVDQLAQDGKVTGRFETPFLRETEASLARAAPEAGTPEGLAVSVITVQPGYSLWAIASDRYGDGMSWHKVLEANKGQIRDPDLIYPGQIFDLPD, encoded by the coding sequence ATGTCGGCTTGGAAGACCCTCTCCCCCGTACTGCGGGGAGCATTGACGGCTGCGGTTCTGGCGCTGGCCGGGGTGGGGCTTTGGCTCTGGCACGGCGGCGAAGCCGTGGCGCCTGACGAAGGCCAGCAGGCGGTAGTGGACGCTGGTGAAGTGCCTGCAACGGGCGGCGGTGGGGCTGGCACCGATGACGATGTGGAGACTGCTGCGGTTGAGGCCGGGCAAGATCGCAAAGATGCCGGCGAGGATACTGCCAACACCTCTGGTGAGGTTGTCGCCGACAGCGCGGGTGACGAAGAGTCGGTGCCATTCGATCCGGTTGCGTCTGTCGAAGTGGCGGAGAATGAGCCTTCAGCCGAAGCATCCGACGAACAGGTTGCGGACGCCCCGGCTGCTGGCAACCCCGCCGAAAACAGCCCATCCGCGCCGCTCCCTGCTTTCGATTTGGTCCGGATCGAGCCAAGCGGGTCGGCAGTGATCGCAGGCAGCGCGGGCCCCGGCGACAAGGTGACGCTCAAGCTCGACGGCGAGGCGGTTGCCGAGGCCGAGGCGGACGGTCAGGGCGCCTTTGTCATCCTCACCGATATCCAACCCGGCGCCGACGCCCGGTTTCTGACGCTCCAGACTGACGGGGAGAGCGGGCAGAGACGCTCCGAGGCAAGCGTGATCGTCGCGCCTGGTGCCGTGGCCGTTGCGGAGACGGATGACCGTGCTGCCGAAGTGCCGGACGAAGAAGATAGCGCTAAGGCCGGCGACCTCGCGGTGGAGGAAACTGAAGTGGCGGATGCCGCGTCAGCACAGGAGGAGGTTGAAACAGCGGAGCTGTCTGAGTCCGAAACCGGCGCAGATGAGGCCGACCTGCCCGAAGGCACTGAGTCTGCCTCAAACCCTGCGCCGGACGCGCCAGACCTCGCCGCGCCCGAGGCGGGCAATCAGGAGGTGGCTGCTTCCGATGTTGAGCCAGTGGATGGTAACGAGGCCGTGGCTGCGGCGGTTGCGGAAGCCCCAGCGGATACGCCTGCGGAAACTGCGACGGCTGCAGTATCTGATGAGCCGACCGCCCCGGAGGTAACAGCTGATCTGGCCACGGCCAGAGAAGATGAATTCATAGCGGAGACCACGGACCTGCCCCCGGCAGAAACCCCCGAGACCGCACCCGCCGAGGCGATCGCCAGTGCCACCACGGCAGAGGCCACGGCACCAGCAGCCCCGCGCGAGCCGCAGCTTTTGGTGGCGTCGAATGAGGGGCTGCGGGTGCTGCAACCCTCTGCCGAGGCCGCCGAGGTGCCACTTCGGGTCGAGACCATCGGCTATTCGGAAAGCGGCGTCACTCTCTCGGGGCGCGGCACCGGCGGGCCGGCTGACCTGAGGATCTACCTCGACAACGCGCCGGTCGCGCTGGCCCCGCTCGATACCGATGGCACATGGGAGGCGGAATTGAGCGATGTCGACCCCGGCACATACACCCTGCGAGTCGATCAACTGGCGCAGGACGGCAAGGTGACCGGCCGCTTCGAAACCCCGTTCCTGCGCGAGACCGAAGCATCGCTGGCCCGCGCCGCGCCCGAAGCCGGCACGCCCGAGGGGCTCGCGGTGTCGGTCATCACGGTGCAGCCCGGCTACTCGCTCTGGGCTATCGCCAGCGACCGCTACGGTGACGGAATGTCGTGGCACAAGGTGCTGGAGGCCAACAAAGGCCAGATCCGCGACCCCGACCTGATCTACCCCGGTCAGATCTTCGACCTGCCGGACTGA
- a CDS encoding efflux RND transporter periplasmic adaptor subunit has product MRLFSILIALCVAAVLYLAIMQRDLLLSVAGGGDAEEVPVAEAEEAPRSVEEDGTGAGEARVVSVMALESLAREIDSAVVTRGRTEAARQVVVRAETSGQVISEPLRKGAFVETGQMLCEIDPGTRQTQLAQAEAQLASARAGLPEAEARVAEAQAALEEAEINDRAASQLSQGGYASDTRVAATRAGVSSARAAVQAAQSGVEGAKSQVQTAEAAVASAQKEIERLTITAPFSGLLESDSAELGVLLQAGSDCATILQLDPIKLVGFIPETEVGRVETGAGAGARLATGDEVMGEVTFISRSADAQTRTFRIEVQVPNADLAIRDGQTVEIAISAEGAQAHLLPQSSLTLDDDGLLGVRWVDTENMARFAPVTVLRDTVDGIWVTGLPETVTVITRGQEYVVDGVPVKVTLEELTQ; this is encoded by the coding sequence ATGCGGCTGTTTTCGATCCTCATCGCGCTCTGCGTCGCAGCGGTGCTCTATCTCGCGATCATGCAGCGCGATCTGCTGCTCTCTGTCGCGGGCGGCGGCGATGCCGAAGAGGTGCCGGTGGCCGAGGCCGAAGAGGCCCCCCGCTCGGTGGAAGAAGACGGCACCGGCGCGGGCGAGGCGCGGGTCGTTTCGGTCATGGCGCTGGAGAGCCTGGCCCGCGAGATCGACAGCGCGGTTGTGACCCGTGGCCGCACCGAGGCGGCGCGTCAGGTGGTCGTCCGGGCCGAGACCAGTGGTCAGGTTATCTCGGAGCCGCTGCGCAAGGGCGCTTTCGTGGAAACTGGTCAGATGCTCTGCGAGATCGATCCGGGCACGCGGCAGACCCAGCTGGCACAGGCCGAGGCGCAGCTTGCCTCCGCCCGCGCCGGGCTGCCCGAGGCCGAGGCCCGCGTGGCCGAGGCGCAGGCCGCCTTGGAAGAGGCCGAGATCAACGACCGCGCCGCCAGCCAGCTTTCGCAGGGCGGCTATGCCTCCGATACGCGCGTGGCAGCGACCCGGGCCGGGGTTTCCTCTGCCCGCGCCGCGGTGCAGGCGGCGCAATCGGGCGTCGAAGGCGCCAAGAGCCAAGTGCAAACCGCCGAGGCCGCCGTGGCCTCTGCCCAGAAAGAGATTGAACGGCTAACCATCACCGCCCCCTTCTCCGGCCTGCTGGAGAGCGACAGCGCCGAGCTCGGTGTGCTGCTTCAGGCCGGGTCCGACTGCGCCACTATCCTCCAGCTCGATCCGATCAAATTGGTCGGCTTCATTCCTGAAACCGAGGTGGGCCGGGTCGAAACAGGCGCCGGCGCCGGGGCGCGGCTGGCCACCGGCGATGAGGTCATGGGCGAGGTCACCTTTATCTCGCGTTCCGCCGATGCCCAGACCCGCACCTTCCGCATCGAGGTGCAGGTGCCCAACGCCGACCTCGCCATTCGCGATGGCCAGACGGTCGAGATCGCCATTTCCGCCGAGGGGGCGCAGGCCCACCTGCTGCCGCAATCCTCGCTCACCCTCGATGATGACGGTCTGCTCGGCGTGCGCTGGGTCGACACCGAGAACATGGCCCGCTTCGCGCCGGTCACCGTGCTGCGTGACACGGTCGATGGCATCTGGGTCACCGGCCTGCCCGAGACGGTGACGGTGATCACCCGCGGGCAGGAGTATGTGGTGGACGGTGTGCCGGTGAAGGTCACTCTCGAGGAGCTGACCCAATGA
- a CDS encoding TIGR00730 family Rossman fold protein, giving the protein MTAPLSLCVYCGSRDGNDPAYAEAAEALGKAIADHGWRLVYGAGDVGLMGRVARSAQAGGAETFGVIPTHLLQREVGKRDLTTFIVTETMHERKKVMFMNADVVVVLPGGAGSLDELFEVLTWRQLGLHAKPVFLLNVNGYWNNLTELVEHVVASGFAGDDLLGFYQVVGSVEALTEAVEAL; this is encoded by the coding sequence ATGACAGCTCCCCTCTCCCTCTGCGTCTATTGCGGCTCCCGGGATGGCAACGATCCGGCCTATGCGGAGGCCGCCGAAGCGCTCGGCAAGGCGATTGCCGATCACGGATGGCGGCTGGTCTATGGCGCGGGAGACGTGGGGCTTATGGGCCGCGTGGCCCGGAGCGCGCAGGCGGGCGGGGCTGAGACCTTCGGGGTGATCCCAACGCATTTGCTGCAACGCGAGGTCGGCAAACGCGACCTCACCACCTTCATCGTCACCGAAACCATGCACGAGCGGAAGAAGGTGATGTTCATGAATGCCGATGTCGTGGTGGTCCTGCCCGGCGGCGCGGGCTCGCTCGATGAGCTTTTCGAGGTGCTCACCTGGCGCCAACTCGGGCTGCACGCCAAGCCGGTCTTCCTGCTGAACGTCAACGGTTACTGGAACAATCTCACCGAACTGGTTGAGCACGTCGTCGCCAGCGGTTTTGCCGGCGACGACCTTCTGGGCTTCTATCAGGTGGTGGGCAGCGTCGAGGCGCTCACCGAGGCGGTCGAGGCGCTCTAG
- a CDS encoding ABCB family ABC transporter ATP-binding protein/permease — protein MAKPTPDVPGNGWQIIARVAPYLWPEGQTSLRVQVVLSLVALLVSKLISVATPFFYKAAVDDLAGDTPSTGLLIGLTAVSLTVAYGMARLLTVGFQQLRDAFFARVGQRALRRLALETFNHIHALSMRYHITRRTGGLSRIIERGVKGVEFLLRFMLFSIGPLILELVLVCVVLAWVFDLRYLGVLVVTIAFYVWFTFAVTEWRVRIRKQMNDSDTDANQKAIDSLLNFETVKYFGAERREAERYDSAMAGYEDAAIRTNYSLGFLNFGQSVLITGGLVAVMVMAAMGVQNGSLTVGDFVMVNAYMIQITVPLNFLGSVYREIRQALTDMGEMFALLGQPAEVKDADGAGALKVVGAEVRFDGVRFGYDTERAILKGVSFTVPAGASLAIVGASGAGKSTIGRLLFRFYDVTGGAIRIDGQDIREVTQESLHAAIGVVPQDTVLFNDTILYNIAYGRPEASFEEIVEVAKSARIHEFIESLPQGYETMVGERGLKLSGGEKQRVGIARTMLKNPPILLLDEATSALDTETEQQIQGALARAAEGRTVLTIAHRLSTVAGADEIIVLDAGEVAERGTHAELLALGGKYAALWTQQLREEAA, from the coding sequence ATGGCCAAGCCAACCCCAGACGTGCCCGGCAATGGCTGGCAGATCATCGCCCGTGTGGCGCCCTACCTTTGGCCTGAAGGGCAGACCAGCCTGCGTGTGCAGGTCGTGCTCTCACTGGTGGCACTGCTGGTTTCCAAGCTCATCTCGGTCGCCACGCCATTTTTCTACAAGGCGGCGGTGGATGACCTTGCGGGCGATACGCCTTCTACCGGCCTGCTCATCGGCCTGACGGCGGTGTCGCTCACCGTGGCTTATGGTATGGCGCGGCTGCTCACCGTGGGCTTCCAGCAATTGCGCGATGCCTTCTTTGCGCGGGTCGGCCAGCGGGCGCTGCGCCGCCTCGCGCTGGAGACCTTCAACCACATCCACGCACTCTCGATGCGCTATCACATCACCCGCCGCACCGGGGGGCTCAGCCGGATCATCGAGCGCGGGGTGAAGGGTGTGGAGTTCCTGCTCCGATTCATGCTGTTTTCCATCGGCCCGCTGATCTTGGAGCTGGTGCTCGTTTGCGTTGTGCTGGCCTGGGTCTTCGACCTGCGCTACCTCGGCGTTCTGGTCGTCACCATCGCTTTCTACGTCTGGTTCACCTTCGCGGTGACCGAGTGGCGGGTGCGCATTCGCAAGCAGATGAACGACAGCGACACCGATGCGAACCAGAAGGCGATCGACAGCCTGCTGAACTTCGAGACGGTGAAGTATTTCGGCGCCGAGCGGCGCGAGGCCGAACGGTATGACAGCGCGATGGCGGGCTATGAGGATGCCGCGATCCGTACCAACTACTCGCTGGGCTTTCTGAACTTCGGCCAGTCGGTGCTGATCACCGGCGGGCTGGTGGCGGTGATGGTGATGGCGGCGATGGGCGTGCAGAACGGCTCGCTCACGGTGGGCGATTTCGTAATGGTCAACGCCTACATGATCCAGATCACAGTGCCGCTCAACTTTCTCGGCTCGGTCTACCGCGAGATCAGGCAGGCGCTGACCGACATGGGCGAAATGTTTGCCCTTTTGGGCCAGCCCGCCGAGGTTAAGGATGCAGACGGGGCAGGGGCCTTGAAGGTGGTGGGGGCCGAGGTGCGCTTTGATGGAGTGCGCTTTGGGTATGATACCGAGCGGGCCATCCTGAAGGGCGTCAGCTTTACCGTGCCTGCGGGTGCGAGCCTTGCCATCGTGGGCGCCTCGGGCGCGGGCAAAAGCACCATCGGGCGGCTGCTCTTTCGGTTCTACGATGTGACCGGCGGAGCGATCCGGATCGACGGGCAGGACATTCGTGAGGTGACGCAGGAAAGCCTGCACGCCGCCATCGGGGTGGTGCCGCAGGACACGGTGCTGTTCAACGACACCATCCTCTACAACATCGCCTATGGCCGCCCCGAGGCGAGCTTCGAGGAGATCGTCGAGGTGGCGAAATCCGCCCGCATCCACGAGTTCATCGAAAGTCTGCCGCAAGGCTATGAGACCATGGTGGGCGAGCGCGGGCTGAAGCTTTCGGGCGGGGAGAAGCAGCGGGTGGGCATTGCCCGCACCATGCTGAAAAACCCGCCGATCCTGCTGCTGGACGAGGCGACCTCGGCCCTGGACACGGAGACGGAACAGCAGATCCAGGGTGCGCTGGCGCGGGCGGCGGAGGGGCGCACAGTGCTGACCATCGCGCACCGCCTCTCCACAGTGGCGGGCGCCGACGAGATCATCGTGCTGGACGCCGGAGAGGTCGCAGAGCGGGGCACCCATGCCGAGCTCTTGGCGCTGGGCGGGAAATATGCCGCGCTCTGGACGCAGCAGTTGCGCGAAGAGGCGGCCTGA
- a CDS encoding efflux RND transporter permease subunit produces the protein MTGIVDWAAARARMILAFVAMSILVGWATYLSLPKEGEPDIEIPAVFVSVPFPGISAADAEKMLVKPMETELSDLDGLKTMQGVATEGYANVVLEFEFGWDKSATLADVRAAMNTAEANFPEGADSYTIGEINFSEFPIIIVNLTGALPERTLVKVAKDLQDSLEGLEPVLEASLAGHRDEMLEVVIDPLKLESYNVTAGELISVVQNNNQLIAAGEIETPTGAFSVKIPASFETSQDVLNLPVKVNGDSIVTLGDLADIRLTFEDRTGTARFNGVNTVALQVSKKKGYNIIDTAAAIRETVDAEMAKWPPELRDAIRVGTSNDQSRVVKSMVSQLEGSVMTAIALVAIVVLAALGIRPAMLVGIAIPISFLLCFVFLSIMGITVSNIVMFGLILAVGMLVDGAIVVVEYADKRISQGVGPMHAYVEAAKRMFWPIVSSTATTLCAFLPMLFWPGVAGQFMGMLPVTLIFVLSASLLVALVYLPVLGGVSGRMSRMFHNASKGLRRFPWWVRAVLVVPSLYLLFIAALQCINPGYLFGGTSPFSGFMAALPGLLLFIAAAFLATITLDAARIERRAKRVKAGHRRSPFGWVIKMIAGNPIMPLVTIGAVGFFVIFTFGYYGANNNGVDFFVESEPEQAIVYVRARGNLSLEEKDEMVREVEEAMSHIPGIESAFAFAGEGGLNSNTGGSQSPLDTVGQIQLELIPWEDRPEYARTHDVTLAELDGDVILEKIEEAVLDIPGIQPEILNLAMGPGAGKPIHLRLSGNDFAALEESVATVRAKLESLPGVIDLEDTTPLPGIDWQIDVDVEKAGRYGADVATVGAMVQLVTRGILLDTMRVDSSDEEIEIRVRLPREDRVLSTLDELKVRTADGLVPLSNFITRKPVAKIGRIDRVDQRRIYDVKADVAPGLTKLVEGEGAEATTLAVVPAEEADALIAPGGRYAGASKVSVNANERIAVLTEWLSGEESPLPTGIDWEWTGDQEDQEESQAFLVSAFGMALGMMFVILLAQFNSFYNAVLVLLAVVLSTAGVLWGMLLLGQPFSIIMTGTGIVALAGIVVNNNIVLIDTYQEFSAYMPRLEAVIRTAEARLRPVLLTTITTMAGLTPMMLGLSLDFINGGYSLDSPTALWWKQLATAVVFGLGTATILTLVFTPSMLALRIWASKGAYWGLRSVGKVALGRSSRVARDASLARAARKVKSPEIIWSEEETPVVEAEVEEGKGAPEVPEESSAEADTAPSPEEPTADADAEDAKDEGKDGTGKPPHIRAAE, from the coding sequence ATGACAGGTATCGTCGACTGGGCCGCCGCCCGCGCTAGGATGATCCTCGCCTTCGTGGCGATGTCGATCCTCGTGGGCTGGGCGACCTATCTGAGCCTGCCTAAGGAGGGCGAGCCGGATATCGAGATCCCGGCGGTCTTCGTCTCGGTCCCCTTCCCCGGCATTTCGGCGGCAGATGCCGAGAAGATGCTGGTCAAGCCGATGGAAACCGAGCTCTCCGATCTCGACGGCCTCAAGACCATGCAGGGCGTGGCTACCGAGGGCTATGCCAACGTGGTGCTCGAATTCGAGTTCGGCTGGGACAAGTCCGCCACTCTGGCCGATGTGCGCGCCGCGATGAACACCGCCGAGGCCAACTTCCCTGAAGGGGCCGACAGTTACACCATAGGTGAGATCAACTTTTCCGAGTTCCCGATCATCATCGTCAACCTCACCGGCGCCCTGCCCGAGCGCACTTTGGTGAAGGTCGCCAAGGACTTGCAGGATAGTCTCGAAGGGCTGGAGCCGGTGCTGGAGGCCAGCCTCGCCGGCCACCGCGACGAGATGCTCGAGGTGGTGATCGATCCGCTGAAGCTGGAGAGCTACAACGTCACCGCCGGTGAGCTGATCTCGGTTGTCCAGAACAACAACCAGCTCATCGCGGCGGGCGAGATCGAAACACCCACCGGCGCGTTTTCGGTCAAGATTCCCGCCAGCTTCGAAACCAGCCAGGATGTGCTGAACCTGCCGGTCAAGGTGAACGGCGACAGCATCGTTACCCTCGGCGATCTGGCCGACATCCGCCTCACCTTCGAAGATCGCACCGGCACCGCCCGCTTCAACGGAGTCAACACGGTGGCGCTGCAGGTCTCCAAGAAGAAGGGCTACAACATCATCGACACCGCCGCCGCGATCCGCGAGACGGTGGATGCCGAGATGGCGAAGTGGCCGCCGGAGCTGCGCGATGCGATCCGGGTGGGCACCTCGAACGACCAGAGCCGGGTGGTGAAGTCGATGGTGAGCCAGCTCGAAGGTTCGGTGATGACTGCCATCGCGCTGGTGGCCATCGTGGTGCTGGCCGCGCTCGGCATCCGCCCCGCCATGCTGGTGGGCATCGCGATTCCCATCAGCTTTCTGCTCTGCTTCGTGTTCCTCTCGATCATGGGGATCACCGTGTCGAACATTGTGATGTTCGGCCTGATCCTAGCCGTGGGGATGCTGGTGGATGGCGCGATTGTCGTAGTGGAATATGCCGACAAGAGGATATCCCAAGGCGTCGGACCGATGCATGCCTATGTCGAGGCCGCCAAGCGGATGTTCTGGCCCATCGTCAGCTCCACCGCGACCACGCTCTGCGCCTTCCTGCCGATGTTGTTCTGGCCCGGTGTGGCCGGGCAATTCATGGGGATGCTGCCGGTCACGCTGATCTTCGTGCTCTCCGCCTCCCTTCTGGTGGCGCTGGTGTATCTGCCGGTGCTCGGCGGTGTCTCAGGCCGGATGAGCCGGATGTTCCACAACGCCTCAAAGGGCCTCCGCCGCTTTCCGTGGTGGGTGCGTGCCGTGCTTGTGGTGCCCTCGCTCTACCTGCTCTTCATCGCCGCGCTGCAATGCATCAACCCCGGCTACCTCTTCGGCGGCACCTCGCCCTTCTCCGGCTTCATGGCCGCGCTGCCGGGGCTGCTGCTCTTCATCGCCGCCGCCTTCCTCGCCACCATCACGCTGGACGCCGCCCGCATCGAGCGCCGGGCCAAGCGCGTGAAGGCCGGCCACCGCCGCTCGCCCTTCGGCTGGGTGATCAAGATGATCGCGGGCAACCCGATCATGCCGCTCGTCACCATCGGGGCCGTCGGCTTCTTCGTGATCTTCACCTTCGGCTACTACGGGGCCAACAACAACGGCGTCGATTTCTTTGTCGAGAGCGAGCCGGAGCAGGCCATCGTCTACGTCCGCGCCCGCGGCAACCTCAGCCTCGAAGAGAAGGACGAAATGGTGCGCGAGGTCGAGGAGGCGATGAGCCATATCCCCGGCATCGAAAGCGCCTTTGCCTTCGCCGGCGAAGGCGGGCTGAACTCCAACACCGGTGGCAGCCAGTCCCCGCTGGATACTGTGGGCCAGATCCAGCTGGAGCTGATCCCGTGGGAGGACCGCCCCGAATACGCCCGCACCCATGACGTGACCCTCGCCGAGCTGGATGGCGACGTGATCCTCGAGAAGATCGAAGAGGCGGTGCTCGACATCCCCGGCATCCAGCCGGAGATTCTCAACCTCGCCATGGGCCCCGGCGCGGGCAAGCCGATCCACCTGCGGCTGTCAGGCAACGACTTTGCCGCGCTGGAGGAGTCGGTCGCAACCGTCCGCGCCAAGCTTGAGAGCCTGCCCGGCGTGATCGACCTTGAAGACACCACCCCTCTGCCCGGCATCGACTGGCAGATCGACGTGGATGTCGAGAAGGCTGGGCGCTACGGCGCCGACGTGGCCACCGTTGGCGCGATGGTGCAGCTGGTGACCCGGGGCATCCTGCTCGACACCATGCGGGTGGACAGCTCGGATGAAGAGATCGAGATCCGTGTGCGCTTGCCGCGGGAAGACCGCGTGCTCTCCACCCTCGACGAGCTGAAGGTGCGCACCGCCGACGGGCTCGTGCCGCTCTCCAATTTCATCACCCGCAAGCCGGTCGCCAAGATCGGCCGGATCGACCGGGTGGACCAACGCCGGATCTACGATGTGAAAGCGGATGTGGCCCCCGGCCTGACAAAGCTGGTCGAAGGTGAGGGCGCCGAGGCCACCACCCTCGCCGTGGTGCCCGCTGAGGAGGCCGATGCGCTGATCGCGCCCGGCGGCCGCTATGCCGGGGCCAGCAAGGTCTCGGTCAATGCCAACGAGCGCATCGCCGTGCTGACCGAGTGGCTCTCGGGCGAAGAGAGCCCATTGCCCACCGGCATCGACTGGGAGTGGACCGGCGATCAGGAAGACCAGGAAGAGAGCCAGGCCTTCCTCGTCAGCGCCTTCGGCATGGCGCTGGGGATGATGTTCGTGATCCTGCTGGCCCAGTTCAACAGTTTCTACAACGCCGTTCTGGTGCTGCTGGCCGTGGTGCTCTCCACCGCCGGGGTGCTCTGGGGCATGTTGCTGCTCGGCCAGCCCTTCTCGATCATCATGACCGGCACCGGGATCGTCGCCTTGGCGGGGATCGTTGTGAACAACAACATCGTTTTGATCGACACCTATCAGGAGTTCTCCGCCTATATGCCAAGGCTCGAGGCGGTGATCCGCACCGCCGAGGCGCGGCTGCGCCCGGTGCTGCTGACCACCATCACCACGATGGCGGGCCTGACCCCTATGATGCTCGGCCTCAGCCTCGACTTCATCAACGGCGGCTACTCGCTCGACAGCCCCACCGCGCTCTGGTGGAAGCAACTGGCCACCGCCGTCGTCTTCGGCCTCGGCACTGCGACGATCCTCACGCTGGTCTTCACCCCATCGATGCTGGCACTGCGCATCTGGGCCTCCAAGGGTGCCTATTGGGGCCTTCGGAGCGTCGGCAAGGTGGCCCTCGGCCGCTCCAGCCGCGTCGCCCGCGATGCCTCCCTCGCCCGCGCCGCCCGCAAGGTGAAAAGCCCCGAGATCATCTGGTCCGAGGAAGAGACCCCGGTGGTGGAGGCCGAGGTGGAGGAAGGCAAGGGTGCGCCGGAGGTGCCGGAGGAGTCTTCCGCCGAGGCTGACACAGCGCCCTCGCCTGAGGAGCCGACGGCCGATGCCGATGCGGAAGACGCAAAGGACGAAGGCAAGGACGGCACCGGCAAACCGCCCCACATTCGCGCCGCCGAATAG